From one Montipora capricornis isolate CH-2021 chromosome 10, ASM3666992v2, whole genome shotgun sequence genomic stretch:
- the LOC138018366 gene encoding UBX domain-containing protein 8-like has product MKMTFDKTWVVLLAGCGVFGLAFWSGMNATTLKTILLWLFIGFGFLTFLMHLFGSPISVLLGKVFKTAASTPARYSDAEVEVKRQRILKMKQLLQDSKVEIYKENVLTPREEGLKAKREAEFYKFNSIWRGKGQRLRDLRDETTSEDESDTVESQSNIELMEDTKVALGHDEAVTNSLHQRRNRNTFELAEEPKPTEKGVLTVALRCPNGTVKKRRFTKESQIKMLFAFVELLGYSPSRHVILTTYPRRQLSDDTQTFSEAGLTHDTALVVEEI; this is encoded by the exons atgaaaatgacctTCGACAAAACATGGGTTGTTCTGCTCGCGGGATGTGGAGTTTTTGGACTGGCTTTTTGGAGTGGAATGAATGCCACCACTCTTAAAACGATACTCCTATGGCTATTTATAGGTTTTGGATTTTTGACGTTTTTAATGCATTTGTTTGGGTCGCCAATTAGTGTTCTCCTTGGCAAGGTTTTCAAAACAGCTGCTAGCACACCAG CAAGATATTCTGATGCTGAAGTGGAGGTGAAGAGGCAAAGGATTTTAAAAATGAAGCAACTTCTTCAAGACAGTAAG GTTGAAATCTACAAGGAGAATGTGTTAACTCCAAGGGAAGAAGGTTTGAAAGCAAAACGAGAAGCAGAATTTTACAAGTTCAACAGCATTTGGAGAGGAAAAGGACAAAGACTTAGG GACTTGCGAGATGAAACTACCTCAGAGGACGAAAGTGACACAGTGGAAAGTCAAAGTAACATTGAGTTGATGGAAGATACAAAAGTGGCATTAGGTCACGATGAAGCAGTAACCAACTCTCTACACCAGAGAAGAAACAGAAATACTTTTGAG TTGGCAGAAGAGCCCAAGCCTACAGAGAAAGGG GTTTTGACGGTAGCTCTTCGTTGTCCCAATGGAACAGTGAAGAAAAGAAGATTTACAAAGGAGTCACAAATTAAG ATGCTGTTTGCCTTTGTTGAGTTGCTTGGTTATTCACCATctcgtcatgttattttaaccaCATATCCAAGACGTCAGCTTTCTGATGATACACAGACGTTTAGTGAGGCTGGTTTGACTCATGATACAGCTCTAGTGGTGGAAGAAATTTAA
- the LOC138018373 gene encoding uncharacterized protein has translation MVGSVKRFLHKVISNARLTFNELLTVLVEVEGTLNSRPLTYEYNNPEGEVITPAHLIYGRRLQSLPEVSEEEDESESTCARRCKYLNQKLQHFWKRWQLEYLMDLRESHRVQSSSNRKSPKVGDLVTVYDEGTKRGSWKLAVVERLIAGKDKEVRVAHVRVITKGKQVRMSIPVQRLFPLEVRAASLEDTQRVNKEGDAETRQGRPRRAAALDAAWKMKDMLLNSEQD, from the coding sequence ATGGTTGGGAGCGTTAAAAGGTTTCTTCATAAGGTAATCAGTAATGCTAGGTTAACTTTCAATGAGTTGCTGACGGTACTTGTGGAAGTGGAAGGCACTCTGAATTCTAGACCGCTAACGTATGAGTATAACAACCCCGAAGGGGAAGTTATAACTCCCGCACACTTGATCTACGGAAGAAGACTTCAGTCATTGCCAGAAGTCAGTGAAGAGGAAGACGAGAGTGAGAGCACTTGTGCAAGGAGATGCAAGTATCTGAACCAGAAGCTGCAACATTTTTGGAAGAGATGGCAGCTAGAGTATTTGATGGATCTACGAGAGAGTCACAGGGTGCAAAGTTCTTCAAACCGAAAGTCGCCTAAGGTAGGAGATTTAGTTACAGTTTATGATGAAGGCACAAAGAGAGGTAGTTGGAAGTTAGCAGTTGTAGAAAGGCTCATTGCAGGAAAGGACAAAGAAGTAAGAGTAGCGCATGTGAGAGTGATCACAAAGGGGAAACAGGTCCGCATGAGCATACCTGTACAAAGGCTATTTCCCTTAGAAGTCCGCGCAGCATCACTGGAAGACACACAGAGAGTGAATAAGGAAGGTGATGCGGAAACAAGGCAGGGCAGACCTCGCCGAGCTGCCGCGCTAGATGCTGCCTGGAAGATGAAGGATATGCTACTGAATTCTGAACAGGACTAA